Part of the Imperialibacter roseus genome, CTACAAGCTGCACTATAGCAGCGTGGCGCACCTCTCGAATCAGTTTAAGAAGGTAACAGGCCTCTCCCCCACCTTCTTCCGCCAATTGAAACAAAAGCGGAAGGGAAACCTTGAAAACCTGTGATAAATGTAATACTTACCACTAAGTCTGTAACACTTCCCGCCACCGCTTTTCTCAGTTTTGCACTGTTGCTGCGAATGTAAACCAAACAGCCGCAACCGGGAGCAGATAGCCCCGGCCTGCAAGATGCCCGACAGGCAAAAGCTCCTATGCTCATCTAAGAAATTAATAACCACAAGTACCATGAAAAAAAACATCAAAGTTTTCGCATTGATCGGTGTGCTCTTTTTAGCGCAATCGTGCGGAACAAAAACTGACAAAAGTAGCGAGGAAACGAAAGTAGAAGTAACTCCTACCGAAACAGTTAATCTGTCTTCCATTGAGCAAAGGAGAGCCTTTATCAAAAAGGATTCTGCCATGATCGCTGAAAAAAGAATGAAAGCGTGGAATGAAATGTATGCGAAAACGCCTACTTACACCAACCCCACGGGCACCGTTATCTATCGCAAGGCAGAAGTGAATCCGGTTTTCGTTGGAGGCGACAGGGCCATGAGAAAATTCCTGAGGGACAACATCGTGTATCCTGAGCAGGCAGAGAAGGATGAGCTGGAGGGAGCGGTATTTGTCGACTTTGTTGTGGGTGTTGATGGCACGGTAAGCAATATTGAAGTAACCGACGCTACCAGTGCTGATGTGGACCAGGCATTCAGGACCGAAGCAGTCCGGGTGGTTGGGTCTATGCCAAAATGGACACCAGGCCGCCAAAACGACAAGCCAGTGAACGTGAAGTACAGTATTCCGATCACTTTTCAAATCATTTAGGCTGATTACTAGGTGCATTCAAAAAAGGAGCGGTTTTCACCGCTCTTTTTTTATGTCCTTTTTTCGCTGCAGCGTCGCTTGCGACCAAAACCGGGATAAACTCTAGGGCGTGCCCCCCGCCAGCGATGTTCAG contains:
- a CDS encoding TonB family protein; the encoded protein is MKKNIKVFALIGVLFLAQSCGTKTDKSSEETKVEVTPTETVNLSSIEQRRAFIKKDSAMIAEKRMKAWNEMYAKTPTYTNPTGTVIYRKAEVNPVFVGGDRAMRKFLRDNIVYPEQAEKDELEGAVFVDFVVGVDGTVSNIEVTDATSADVDQAFRTEAVRVVGSMPKWTPGRQNDKPVNVKYSIPITFQII